A single window of Usitatibacter rugosus DNA harbors:
- a CDS encoding VC_2705 family sodium/solute symporter, translating into MNQAIISANRAFFNQLRKYYTFYTVGFLVFLFALAIAEQMGMSRRLIGYAFLFATIALYAGIGIMSRTVDAAEYYVAGRRVPAMFNGMATGADWMSAASFIGMAGTLFLSGFDGLAFVMGWTGGYVLVALFLAPYLRKFGQFTIPDFLGERYGGNIVRSIGIFAAILCSFTYVVAQIYGVGLITSRFTGLEFGIGVFVGLGGILVCSFLGGMRAVTWTQVAQYIILIIAYLTPVVWLSMKHTGNPIPQIAYGQVLQKVTEREKVLTNDPKEIEVRGIFKARSDAADAKLKALPASYDTEKAALAKKLADVKAANGTVDEVAAAEKAVNDFPKDANAAKAAWTREKGLASRAAPPRPHAQPFPGKDEKAQDIARLNFIGIVFCMMFGTAALPHILMRYYTTPSVKQARQSVTWSLFFIFLLYFTAPALAVLAKYDVYYFLVGSNFASLPAWASNWARVDPSLLSIVDINKDGIVQLAEIVLGGDIIVLATPEIAGLPYVVSGLVAAGGLAAALSTADGLLLTIANALSHDLYYKMIDPNATTTRRVTVSKVLLLVVALVAAYVTSLKPGDILFLVGAAFSLAASAFFPALVLGVFWKRANKWGAITGMIAGLGLCMYYMVQTYPFFGGVAANQWFNLAPISAGMFGVPVGIITIIVVSLLTPEPSREVQELVEHVRYPQLGGDINTQAT; encoded by the coding sequence GTGAACCAGGCAATCATTTCGGCCAACAGGGCCTTCTTCAACCAGCTGCGCAAGTACTACACGTTCTACACGGTCGGCTTCCTCGTCTTCCTGTTCGCGCTTGCCATAGCCGAGCAGATGGGAATGTCGCGCCGCTTGATCGGCTATGCGTTCCTCTTCGCGACGATCGCGCTCTATGCCGGCATCGGCATCATGAGCCGCACCGTCGACGCGGCCGAGTACTACGTGGCGGGACGCCGCGTCCCGGCGATGTTCAACGGCATGGCGACCGGCGCCGACTGGATGAGCGCCGCCTCCTTCATCGGGATGGCGGGCACGCTCTTCCTCTCGGGGTTCGACGGCCTGGCGTTCGTGATGGGCTGGACCGGCGGCTACGTGCTGGTGGCGCTGTTCCTCGCGCCATACCTGCGCAAGTTCGGCCAGTTCACCATCCCGGACTTCCTCGGTGAGCGCTACGGCGGGAACATCGTCCGCAGCATCGGCATCTTCGCGGCCATCCTCTGCTCGTTCACGTATGTCGTGGCGCAGATCTACGGCGTCGGCCTGATCACCAGCCGGTTCACCGGCCTGGAGTTCGGCATCGGCGTGTTCGTGGGCCTGGGCGGCATCCTCGTCTGCTCGTTCCTGGGCGGGATGCGTGCGGTCACGTGGACCCAGGTGGCGCAGTACATCATCCTCATCATCGCGTACCTCACGCCGGTGGTCTGGCTGTCGATGAAGCACACCGGCAACCCGATCCCGCAGATCGCGTACGGCCAGGTCCTGCAGAAGGTCACGGAGCGCGAGAAGGTCCTCACCAACGATCCGAAGGAGATCGAGGTGCGCGGCATCTTCAAGGCGCGTTCGGATGCAGCCGACGCCAAGCTGAAGGCGCTGCCCGCCTCATACGACACGGAGAAGGCCGCGCTCGCCAAGAAGCTCGCCGACGTGAAGGCCGCCAACGGCACGGTGGACGAAGTGGCCGCTGCCGAGAAGGCCGTGAACGACTTCCCCAAGGATGCCAACGCGGCGAAGGCGGCGTGGACGCGCGAGAAAGGGCTGGCCTCGAGGGCAGCACCTCCGCGTCCGCATGCCCAGCCGTTCCCGGGCAAGGACGAGAAGGCGCAGGACATCGCGCGGCTCAACTTCATCGGCATCGTGTTCTGCATGATGTTCGGCACGGCGGCACTTCCGCACATCCTGATGCGCTACTACACGACGCCCAGCGTGAAGCAGGCGCGGCAGTCGGTGACGTGGTCGCTCTTCTTCATCTTCCTGCTGTACTTCACCGCTCCCGCCCTCGCCGTGCTCGCCAAGTACGACGTGTATTACTTCCTGGTCGGAAGCAACTTCGCCAGCCTTCCAGCCTGGGCTTCGAACTGGGCGAGGGTCGATCCATCGCTGCTGTCGATCGTCGACATCAACAAGGACGGCATCGTGCAGCTCGCCGAGATCGTCCTGGGCGGCGACATCATCGTGCTGGCGACTCCGGAAATCGCGGGATTGCCGTACGTGGTGTCCGGCCTGGTCGCGGCCGGCGGCCTCGCGGCGGCGCTCTCCACCGCCGACGGCCTGCTGCTCACGATCGCCAACGCGTTGTCGCATGACCTCTACTACAAGATGATCGACCCCAATGCGACGACCACTCGCCGCGTCACGGTGTCGAAAGTCCTGCTGCTGGTGGTCGCGTTGGTCGCGGCCTACGTGACATCACTGAAGCCAGGAGACATCCTGTTCCTGGTCGGCGCCGCGTTCTCGCTGGCCGCCTCCGCGTTCTTCCCGGCGCTGGTGCTGGGCGTGTTCTGGAAGCGCGCGAACAAGTGGGGCGCCATCACGGGCATGATCGCCGGGCTCGGGCTCTGCATGTACTACATGGTGCAGACGTACCCGTTCTTCGGCGGCGTGGCCGCCAACCAGTGGTTCAACCTGGCGCCGATCTCGGCCGGGATGTTCGGCGTGCCGGTGGGCATCATCACGATCATCGTGGTGAGCCTGCTCACGCCGGAGCCCAGCCGTGAAGTCCAGGAGCTGGTCGAGCACGTCCGCTACCCGCAGCTGGGCGGCGACATCAACACGCAAGCCACCTGA
- a CDS encoding DUF4212 domain-containing protein, with translation MQLTEKHREYWRKNLVITAILLFIWFVVTFVEAWYARELNGVTFFGFPLGFYMSAQGSLAIYVVLIGIYAWYMNRLDVEYGVDEGDDS, from the coding sequence ATGCAACTCACGGAAAAGCACCGCGAGTACTGGCGCAAGAACCTCGTCATCACCGCCATCCTGCTGTTCATCTGGTTCGTCGTCACGTTCGTCGAAGCCTGGTACGCCCGGGAGCTCAACGGCGTCACCTTCTTCGGCTTCCCGCTCGGCTTCTACATGTCGGCACAGGGATCGCTCGCGATCTACGTCGTGCTGATCGGAATCTACGCGTGGTACATGAACCGCCTCGACGTGGAGTACGGCGTCGATGAAGGAGACGACTCGTGA
- the lptG gene encoding LPS export ABC transporter permease LptG: MLFRYFAREILLTSLLVLAALLSLFFFFDLIRELDDLGRGNYRLTAMLGYVALSLPSHAYVLLPAAALIGTLFALARMSEQSELTVMRSAGLSLSQLALHVAGAGLVVAVATFAAGEFVAPHTEEAAKGLRLKATKSIVAREFRSGFWVKDDLSFVNIQDVTPDTTLLNLRIYEFDKSHKLASISRADSGAYDGPNRWKLTNVEVTRFEGDNAVLKRVPEMTWSSVLTPDILSVLKIVPERMSVVNLRAYIDHLRDNKQNTIRYEIAFWTKLLYPLAAVVMMILAIPFALTSARTGGVGGRIVLGILLGLGFHFAGRLFSHIGLLNEWPAFLSAGLPTLIFMAVAAGGLVRAERR, encoded by the coding sequence GTGCTCTTCCGCTACTTCGCGCGGGAGATCCTGCTCACCAGCCTGCTGGTCCTGGCCGCACTCCTTTCGCTCTTCTTCTTCTTCGACCTGATCCGCGAGCTGGACGACCTCGGCCGCGGCAACTACCGGCTGACGGCGATGCTGGGCTATGTCGCGCTCTCGCTGCCGTCGCACGCCTACGTGCTGCTGCCCGCCGCGGCGCTCATCGGCACGCTCTTCGCGCTGGCGCGCATGTCGGAGCAATCCGAGCTCACCGTGATGCGTTCGGCGGGGCTGTCGCTCTCGCAGCTCGCGCTGCACGTGGCGGGCGCGGGGCTCGTGGTGGCGGTGGCGACCTTCGCCGCGGGCGAGTTCGTGGCGCCGCACACCGAGGAGGCGGCCAAGGGGCTGCGCCTCAAGGCCACGAAGTCGATCGTCGCGCGCGAGTTCCGCTCGGGCTTCTGGGTGAAGGACGACCTGTCGTTCGTGAACATCCAGGACGTGACGCCCGACACCACGCTGCTCAACCTGCGCATCTACGAATTCGACAAGTCCCACAAGCTGGCCTCGATCAGCCGCGCGGATTCCGGCGCCTACGACGGGCCGAACCGCTGGAAGCTCACGAACGTGGAGGTCACGCGCTTCGAAGGCGACAACGCGGTTCTGAAGCGCGTGCCGGAGATGACGTGGAGCTCGGTGCTCACGCCCGACATCCTCTCGGTGCTGAAGATCGTCCCGGAGCGGATGTCGGTGGTGAACCTGCGCGCCTACATCGACCACCTGCGCGACAACAAGCAGAACACGATCCGCTACGAGATCGCCTTCTGGACGAAGCTGCTCTACCCGCTGGCCGCGGTGGTGATGATGATCCTCGCGATTCCCTTCGCGCTCACGTCGGCGCGCACGGGCGGCGTGGGCGGGCGGATCGTGCTCGGCATCCTGCTCGGCCTGGGGTTCCACTTCGCCGGGCGGCTCTTCTCGCACATCGGCCTGTTGAACGAATGGCCGGCCTTCCTCTCCGCGGGGCTGCCGACGCTGATCTTCATGGCGGTGGCCGCGGGCGGGCTGGTGCGCGCCGAGCGGCGCTAG
- a CDS encoding RDD family protein — protein MSASPGLRAPGVARRLASGLYELLIVSAVILIATFPFIALFGDATTGWRRHLLQAWVLFVVGAYLVGFWTRGGQTLAMKTWRIKLVRDDGGVIGPGRALHRYFLALLGLAAAGLGFAWAFFDRDRQFLHDRLAGTALVPVETLRGS, from the coding sequence GTGAGCGCTTCCCCCGGGCTTCGCGCGCCCGGCGTGGCGCGCCGCCTCGCCTCGGGCCTCTACGAGCTCCTCATCGTGAGCGCCGTGATCCTCATCGCGACCTTTCCCTTCATCGCCCTCTTCGGCGACGCCACCACGGGCTGGCGCCGCCACCTGCTGCAGGCCTGGGTCCTCTTCGTGGTCGGTGCGTACCTGGTCGGGTTCTGGACCCGTGGCGGGCAAACGCTCGCCATGAAGACCTGGCGCATCAAGCTGGTCCGCGACGACGGCGGCGTCATCGGGCCGGGGCGTGCGCTCCACCGCTACTTCCTCGCGTTGCTGGGGCTCGCGGCGGCCGGCCTCGGATTCGCGTGGGCCTTCTTCGACCGCGACCGGCAGTTCCTCCACGACCGGCTCGCCGGAACCGCCCTCGTCCCCGTCGAGACCCTCCGGGGCTCCTAG
- a CDS encoding DUF3106 domain-containing protein — MARLLALIAALAFAGVALAGNSEKDLKTPQTPWQRIAPEDQKVLSPLAEEWDRLPGYQQQRLQSAAKQYPKMQPIQQERFRDRIQGWANMSPDQRKAARESFQGMRKLPPEKQHELRERWLQKRESGGGAPQQQQAPQLQQQPAPQMQQAQPRPQKPGP, encoded by the coding sequence GTGGCTCGGCTCCTCGCGCTGATCGCGGCCCTGGCCTTCGCCGGGGTTGCCCTCGCGGGTAACTCGGAGAAGGACCTCAAGACCCCGCAAACGCCGTGGCAACGCATCGCGCCGGAGGACCAGAAGGTCCTCTCCCCGCTCGCCGAGGAATGGGACCGCCTGCCCGGCTACCAGCAGCAACGCCTGCAATCGGCGGCCAAGCAGTACCCCAAGATGCAGCCGATCCAGCAGGAGCGCTTCCGCGACCGCATCCAGGGCTGGGCCAACATGTCGCCGGACCAGCGCAAGGCCGCCCGCGAATCCTTCCAGGGCATGCGCAAGCTCCCGCCCGAAAAGCAGCATGAGCTTCGGGAGCGCTGGCTGCAGAAGCGCGAATCCGGCGGCGGCGCTCCGCAGCAGCAGCAGGCGCCGCAACTGCAACAGCAGCCGGCGCCGCAAATGCAGCAAGCGCAGCCCCGCCCGCAGAAGCCGGGCCCGTGA
- a CDS encoding DUF3619 family protein, which produces MNEKDFAAKLKPWLDRSATQVGELEATRLKAARLRALDAYREPVSILGLATVNGGVLENARYTLLQRGLMILPLLALVAALTVQSIDTDVDLGEIDAQLLTQELPPDAYLDQEFRSWLGSSR; this is translated from the coding sequence ATGAATGAAAAAGACTTTGCAGCCAAGCTGAAGCCTTGGCTGGATCGCTCGGCCACCCAGGTCGGCGAGCTGGAAGCCACCCGCCTCAAGGCCGCGCGCCTGCGCGCCCTGGACGCGTACCGCGAGCCGGTGTCCATCCTCGGCCTCGCCACCGTGAACGGCGGCGTGCTCGAGAACGCGCGCTACACCCTGCTGCAGCGGGGCCTCATGATCCTCCCGCTGCTGGCCCTGGTGGCCGCCCTCACCGTGCAGTCGATCGACACGGACGTCGACCTCGGCGAAATCGACGCCCAGCTCCTCACCCAGGAGCTGCCCCCGGACGCGTACCTCGACCAGGAATTCCGCTCGTGGCTCGGCTCCTCGCGCTGA
- a CDS encoding RNA polymerase sigma factor: MATQKELSDFLAQVERRAFKQAVFAVHDDAAALDIVQDAMLKLAEKYSARPHTEFPMLFQRILQNAIRDHFRRAKVRGTYSTQLSSLGAGGDDESDPLDTLDVEDVGNVPDSPAARFEQAEVMAFIEDAVKALPDRQREAFLLRYWEELDVSETAKVMGCSEGSVKTHCSRATHALAKVLRAKGITL, encoded by the coding sequence CTGGCTACGCAAAAGGAGCTGTCGGACTTCCTCGCCCAGGTCGAGCGGCGCGCTTTCAAGCAGGCGGTCTTCGCCGTGCATGACGACGCGGCCGCCCTCGACATCGTGCAGGACGCGATGCTCAAGCTCGCCGAGAAGTATTCGGCTCGGCCGCACACCGAGTTCCCGATGCTGTTCCAGCGCATCCTGCAGAACGCGATCCGCGATCACTTCCGCCGGGCGAAGGTGCGCGGGACCTATTCGACCCAGCTGTCCAGTCTCGGGGCGGGCGGCGACGACGAGTCCGACCCGCTCGACACGCTCGACGTGGAGGACGTCGGCAACGTCCCCGACTCGCCCGCCGCAAGGTTCGAGCAGGCCGAGGTGATGGCTTTTATCGAGGATGCGGTAAAGGCACTGCCGGATCGTCAACGCGAGGCCTTTCTCCTGCGTTACTGGGAGGAACTCGATGTGAGCGAAACCGCCAAGGTCATGGGATGTTCGGAAGGCAGCGTGAAGACCCACTGCTCCCGAGCAACCCACGCATTGGCGAAGGTATTGCGAGCCAAGGGCATAACCCTATGA
- a CDS encoding acetolactate synthase 3 catalytic subunit has product MELQPTPTLAETGETLTGAEVVIRSLVAEGVEYVFGYPGGAVLYIYDALAQQDKLKHILVRHEQGALHAADGYARATGKCGVALVTSGPGVTNAVTGIATAYMDSIPMVIISGQVPTRAIGEDAFQECDTVGITRPCVKHNFLVKDVNELAITIKKAFYVATTGRPGPVLVDVPKDVSMQPTRFHYPDKIHMRSYNPVVKGHAGQIKKAVQLLLHAKRPMVYVGGGAVLGNASAEVAELVRNLGFPVTNTLMGLGSYPATDKQFLGMLGMHGTVEANMAMQNCDVLIAVGARFDDRVIGNPEHFNAGNPARKIIHIDVDPSSISKRVKVDVPIVGHVKDVLQDLLALLRGTKERPDAAALADWWKQIAEWRSKDCLKYNRKSDLIKPQYVVEKLYEITKGDAFITSDVGQHQMWAAQYYKFDKPRRWINSGGLGTMGVGLPYAMGVKLAFPDADVACITGESSIQMCIQELSTCKQYRLPVKVVNLNNRYMGMVRQWQEFFHGNRYSESYMDALPDFVKLAEAYGHVGIRVDKPGDVEGALREAFKMKDRLVFLDVITDQTENVFPMVPGGKGISEMILSEEL; this is encoded by the coding sequence ATGGAACTCCAGCCCACGCCCACGCTCGCGGAAACCGGTGAAACCCTGACGGGCGCCGAAGTCGTCATCCGCAGCCTGGTCGCCGAAGGCGTGGAGTACGTTTTCGGCTATCCGGGCGGGGCGGTCCTCTACATTTACGACGCCCTTGCGCAGCAGGACAAGCTGAAGCACATCCTCGTGCGCCACGAGCAGGGTGCCCTGCACGCGGCCGACGGCTATGCGCGCGCCACGGGCAAGTGCGGCGTGGCCCTCGTCACGAGCGGCCCCGGCGTCACCAACGCGGTCACCGGCATCGCCACCGCGTACATGGATTCCATTCCGATGGTGATCATCTCGGGCCAGGTCCCGACGCGCGCCATCGGCGAGGACGCCTTCCAGGAATGCGACACGGTCGGCATCACGCGGCCGTGCGTGAAGCACAACTTCCTCGTGAAGGACGTGAACGAGCTCGCGATCACGATCAAGAAGGCGTTCTACGTCGCCACCACCGGCCGTCCCGGCCCCGTCCTCGTGGACGTGCCGAAGGACGTGTCGATGCAGCCGACGCGCTTCCACTATCCGGACAAGATCCACATGCGCTCGTACAACCCCGTGGTGAAGGGGCATGCGGGCCAGATCAAGAAGGCGGTGCAGCTGCTGCTGCACGCAAAGCGTCCCATGGTGTACGTGGGCGGCGGTGCGGTGCTCGGCAACGCCTCGGCCGAAGTGGCGGAGCTCGTGCGCAACCTCGGCTTCCCCGTCACGAACACGCTGATGGGCCTGGGCTCCTACCCGGCCACGGACAAGCAGTTCCTCGGCATGCTGGGCATGCACGGCACGGTCGAGGCCAACATGGCGATGCAGAACTGCGATGTGCTGATCGCCGTCGGAGCGCGCTTCGACGACCGCGTGATCGGCAACCCCGAGCACTTCAACGCCGGCAACCCCGCGCGCAAGATCATCCACATCGACGTCGACCCGTCCTCGATCTCCAAGCGCGTGAAGGTCGACGTGCCGATCGTGGGCCACGTGAAGGACGTGCTGCAGGACCTCCTGGCACTCCTGCGCGGCACCAAGGAGCGGCCGGATGCCGCCGCGCTCGCCGACTGGTGGAAGCAGATCGCCGAGTGGCGCTCCAAGGACTGCCTCAAGTACAACCGCAAGTCCGACCTCATCAAGCCGCAGTACGTGGTCGAGAAGCTCTACGAGATCACCAAGGGCGATGCGTTCATCACCTCGGACGTCGGCCAGCACCAGATGTGGGCGGCTCAGTACTACAAGTTCGACAAGCCCCGGCGCTGGATCAACTCCGGCGGCCTGGGAACGATGGGCGTGGGCCTGCCGTACGCGATGGGCGTGAAGCTCGCGTTCCCGGATGCGGATGTCGCCTGCATCACGGGCGAGTCCTCGATCCAGATGTGCATCCAGGAGCTCTCCACCTGCAAGCAGTACCGCCTGCCGGTGAAGGTGGTGAACCTGAACAACCGCTACATGGGCATGGTCCGCCAGTGGCAGGAGTTCTTCCACGGCAACCGCTACAGCGAGTCGTACATGGACGCGCTGCCGGACTTCGTGAAGCTCGCCGAGGCCTATGGCCACGTCGGGATTCGCGTCGACAAGCCGGGCGACGTGGAGGGGGCGCTGCGCGAGGCGTTCAAGATGAAGGACCGCCTGGTCTTCCTCGACGTCATCACCGACCAGACCGAAAACGTCTTTCCGATGGTGCCGGGCGGCAAGGGCATCTCGGAAATGATCCTCTCCGAAGAGCTCTAG
- the ilvN gene encoding acetolactate synthase small subunit has product MRHILSILVENEAGALSRVAGLFSARGYNIETLTVAPTEDATMSRMTIVTTGSDEVVEQITKQLNKLVDVVKVVDLSEGKHIERELMLVKVRASGKDREEMKRTADIFRGRIIDVTDKSYTIELTGTTEKLDAFLEALDRGVILETVRTGVSGIGRGEWVLKA; this is encoded by the coding sequence ATGCGCCACATCCTTTCCATCCTCGTGGAGAACGAGGCCGGTGCCCTGTCTCGCGTCGCCGGCCTCTTCTCGGCCCGCGGCTACAACATCGAGACGCTCACCGTGGCTCCCACCGAGGACGCGACGATGTCGCGCATGACGATCGTCACCACCGGCTCCGACGAGGTGGTCGAGCAGATCACCAAGCAGCTGAACAAGCTGGTCGACGTCGTGAAGGTCGTCGACCTCTCCGAGGGCAAGCACATCGAGCGCGAGCTGATGCTCGTGAAGGTGCGCGCCTCGGGCAAGGACCGCGAGGAGATGAAGCGCACCGCCGACATCTTCCGCGGGCGCATCATCGACGTCACCGACAAGTCCTACACGATCGAGCTGACCGGCACCACCGAGAAGCTCGACGCCTTCCTGGAAGCGCTCGACCGCGGCGTCATCCTGGAAACCGTGCGCACCGGCGTATCCGGCATCGGGCGCGGCGAGTGGGTGTTGAAGGCCTAA
- the ilvC gene encoding ketol-acid reductoisomerase, which yields MKVYYDKDADLSLVKGKKVTIIGYGSQGHAHAQNLTDSGVKVTVGLRPGGASWDKVKKAKIAVKEVGEAVKGADFVMILLPDENHAAVWKESIEPNIKKGATLAFAHGFNIHFGQIAPRADLDVVMIAPKGPGHLVRSTYTQGGGVPALIAVHQDATKKAKALALSYACAIGGTRGGVIETNFREETETDLFGEQTVLCGGIVELIKMGYETLTEAGYAPEMAYFECLHETKLIVDLIYEGGIANMNYSISNNAEFGEYVTGPKVIGPEAKQAMKDCLSRIQNGEYARDFILENRAGAPTLNAKRRLLAEHDIEKVGEKLRAMMPWIKKNKLVDTTRN from the coding sequence ATGAAGGTCTATTACGACAAGGATGCCGACCTCTCCCTCGTGAAGGGCAAGAAGGTCACGATCATCGGCTACGGCTCCCAGGGCCACGCCCATGCGCAGAACCTCACCGACTCCGGCGTGAAGGTCACCGTGGGCTTGCGCCCCGGCGGCGCCTCCTGGGACAAGGTGAAGAAGGCCAAGATCGCCGTGAAGGAAGTCGGCGAGGCCGTGAAGGGCGCGGATTTCGTCATGATCCTGCTGCCCGACGAGAACCACGCCGCGGTCTGGAAGGAATCGATCGAGCCCAACATCAAGAAGGGCGCCACGCTCGCCTTCGCCCACGGCTTCAACATCCACTTCGGCCAGATCGCTCCGAGGGCCGACCTGGACGTGGTGATGATCGCGCCGAAGGGCCCCGGCCACCTCGTGCGTAGTACTTACACGCAGGGCGGCGGCGTTCCGGCATTGATTGCCGTCCACCAGGACGCCACGAAGAAGGCCAAGGCGCTCGCGCTGTCCTACGCGTGCGCGATCGGCGGAACTCGCGGCGGGGTGATCGAGACCAACTTCCGTGAAGAAACCGAGACCGATCTCTTCGGCGAGCAGACCGTGCTGTGCGGCGGCATCGTGGAGCTCATCAAGATGGGCTACGAGACGCTCACGGAAGCCGGCTACGCGCCCGAGATGGCCTACTTCGAGTGCCTGCACGAGACCAAGCTCATCGTCGACCTCATCTACGAGGGCGGCATCGCCAACATGAACTACTCGATCTCCAACAACGCGGAGTTCGGCGAGTACGTGACCGGCCCGAAGGTGATCGGCCCGGAGGCGAAGCAGGCGATGAAGGATTGCCTGTCGCGCATCCAGAACGGCGAATACGCGCGCGACTTCATCCTGGAGAACCGCGCCGGGGCGCCCACGCTGAACGCGAAGCGCCGGCTGCTGGCGGAGCACGACATCGAGAAGGTGGGCGAGAAGCTGCGCGCCATGATGCCGTGGATCAAGAAGAACAAGCTGGTCGACACGACGAGGAACTAG
- a CDS encoding phosphatidylserine decarboxylase has product MANGPYPHPIIAREGWPWILAVLSAAVVFGGFYGWWSLPLWLFLLFVVQFFRDPQRDIPQGEGLVLCPADGRVIVVGEAPDPYRGGAKSVKVSIFMNVFNVHSQRSPVDGTVKEVQYSKGLFVNAALDKASSDNERNALIITLDNGVEISCVQVAGLIARRILCYVKAGDRLARGQRYGFIRFGSRVDVFLPPGSVPKVAIGDVVKASSTVLAELPRP; this is encoded by the coding sequence ATGGCAAACGGGCCCTACCCGCATCCGATCATCGCCCGGGAGGGCTGGCCCTGGATCCTGGCCGTCCTCTCGGCCGCCGTCGTGTTCGGCGGCTTCTACGGGTGGTGGTCGCTGCCCCTGTGGCTGTTCCTGCTCTTCGTGGTGCAGTTCTTCCGCGACCCGCAGCGCGACATCCCGCAGGGCGAAGGCCTGGTGCTGTGCCCGGCCGACGGGCGCGTGATCGTGGTGGGCGAGGCGCCGGATCCCTACCGCGGCGGCGCGAAGTCGGTGAAGGTGAGCATCTTCATGAACGTCTTCAACGTGCACTCGCAGCGCTCGCCGGTGGACGGCACGGTGAAGGAAGTCCAGTACTCGAAGGGCCTGTTCGTGAACGCCGCGCTCGACAAGGCGTCCTCGGACAACGAGCGCAACGCGCTCATCATCACGCTCGACAACGGCGTGGAGATCTCCTGCGTGCAGGTCGCGGGCCTCATCGCCCGGCGCATCCTCTGCTACGTGAAGGCGGGGGATCGCCTGGCGCGAGGGCAGCGCTATGGTTTCATCCGCTTCGGCTCGCGCGTGGACGTGTTCCTGCCGCCCGGATCGGTCCCGAAGGTCGCCATCGGCGACGTCGTGAAGGCGAGCTCCACGGTCCTGGCCGAGCTGCCGCGCCCGTGA
- the pssA gene encoding CDP-diacylglycerol--serine O-phosphatidyltransferase, whose translation MSSPRPKAFRPASEFRKRGIYLLPNAFTTLNLFAGFYAIVQGMNHRFEQAAIAIFIAMILDSIDGRVARLTRTQSAFGAEYDSLTDMVSFGAAPALLMYEWALRDMGRIGWIAAFVYCAGAALRLARFNTQLSVADKRWFQGLPSPAAAALVVGMIWVFDDYQVKGGDVRWFAAALTVYAGLTMVSNVKFYSGKDINLRRAVPFWVVIVMVMVLLLISIEPSHVLWGVMVAYGFSGYVMWVVARWRTEATQKQYAHIRDAIEEGNLTALARMLGTTPADTVIGTGGRTVLMVAIEEVNLPAIELLVARGASLEVADEQGLTALGLAAESGFQEAVEALLAGGANPNHRDLLGDTPLDHAVEHGAHDTVATLLGYGAKASRELPPLPPDLPR comes from the coding sequence ATGAGCTCTCCGCGTCCGAAGGCCTTTCGCCCGGCCTCGGAGTTCCGCAAGCGCGGCATCTACCTGCTGCCCAATGCGTTCACGACGCTGAACCTCTTCGCGGGGTTCTACGCGATCGTGCAGGGCATGAACCATCGCTTCGAGCAGGCGGCGATCGCGATCTTCATCGCGATGATCCTGGACAGCATCGACGGGCGCGTGGCGCGCCTCACGCGCACGCAATCGGCCTTCGGCGCGGAATACGACAGCTTGACCGACATGGTGTCCTTCGGCGCCGCGCCGGCGCTGCTGATGTACGAATGGGCCCTGCGCGACATGGGCCGCATCGGATGGATCGCGGCCTTCGTCTATTGCGCGGGCGCGGCGCTGCGGCTCGCGCGCTTCAACACGCAGCTTTCGGTGGCCGACAAGCGCTGGTTCCAGGGCCTGCCCAGCCCGGCGGCCGCGGCGCTGGTCGTGGGCATGATCTGGGTGTTCGACGACTACCAGGTGAAGGGTGGCGACGTGCGCTGGTTCGCCGCCGCGCTCACGGTCTACGCCGGCCTCACGATGGTGTCGAACGTGAAGTTCTACAGCGGCAAGGACATCAACCTGCGCCGCGCCGTGCCGTTCTGGGTCGTGATCGTGATGGTGATGGTCCTGCTGCTGATCTCGATCGAGCCGTCGCACGTGCTCTGGGGCGTGATGGTCGCCTACGGATTTTCCGGCTACGTGATGTGGGTCGTGGCGCGGTGGCGCACCGAGGCCACGCAGAAGCAATACGCGCACATCCGCGATGCGATCGAGGAAGGCAACCTCACGGCGCTCGCACGCATGCTGGGCACGACGCCGGCCGATACCGTGATCGGCACCGGCGGGCGAACGGTCCTGATGGTCGCGATCGAGGAGGTGAACCTGCCGGCGATCGAGCTGCTCGTCGCCCGCGGCGCCTCGCTGGAAGTCGCCGATGAGCAGGGCCTTACCGCGCTGGGCCTGGCCGCCGAGAGCGGGTTCCAGGAGGCGGTGGAGGCGCTGCTGGCCGGGGGAGCCAACCCGAATCACCGCGACCTCCTGGGCGACACCCCGCTCGATCATGCCGTCGAGCACGGGGCGCACGACACGGTGGCCACGCTCCTGGGCTATGGCGCGAAGGCCAGCCGCGAGCTCCCCCCCCTGCCGCCCGATTTGCCAAGGTAG